The following coding sequences lie in one Bacteroidales bacterium genomic window:
- the nuoH gene encoding NADH-quinone oxidoreductase subunit NuoH: MNYIFIIIGVLMIALNLAAGLIWVERRLLALFQDRYGPNRVGPLGLLQVVADVIKIFFKEDWIPPFADKAVFIIAPGILIATILLTFAVIPFTGSFYILDSNIAILFFLGNSSLGVYSIVLGGWASNNKYSLLGSIRASAQMLTYEVFMGLSLVGVIMMADSFNLRQIVEAQKNGWFIIPQFVSFVIFFIAGIAETHRTPFDIPEAEGELVAGYHSEYSGMKFGMFFVGEYLGVTLISTLITTLFFGGWLGPAFLPPAFWFFLKTGFFIFLFILIRASLPRPRYDQLMELGWKILLPLVLLNILITGAILLIR, encoded by the coding sequence ATGAATTATATATTCATCATAATCGGTGTGTTGATGATTGCTCTTAACCTGGCGGCCGGACTGATCTGGGTAGAGCGAAGGCTGCTGGCATTGTTCCAGGACCGTTACGGCCCCAACCGTGTAGGTCCGTTAGGATTGCTGCAGGTTGTAGCTGATGTGATCAAGATCTTTTTCAAGGAAGACTGGATCCCTCCGTTTGCCGACAAGGCTGTTTTTATAATAGCCCCGGGAATCCTCATTGCCACGATCCTGCTTACATTTGCGGTCATCCCCTTCACCGGCAGTTTTTATATTCTTGATTCAAACATTGCCATCCTTTTCTTCCTGGGAAATTCATCGCTTGGTGTTTACAGCATCGTGCTGGGCGGCTGGGCTTCGAATAACAAATATTCGCTTCTCGGCTCAATCCGTGCTTCGGCCCAGATGCTAACGTATGAAGTTTTTATGGGACTGTCACTCGTTGGCGTGATCATGATGGCCGATAGTTTCAACCTGCGCCAGATTGTGGAAGCCCAGAAAAACGGGTGGTTCATCATACCGCAGTTCGTCAGTTTTGTAATCTTTTTCATAGCGGGAATCGCAGAAACCCACCGGACGCCTTTCGATATACCTGAAGCGGAAGGAGAGCTCGTTGCAGGTTATCATTCAGAATACTCGGGAATGAAATTCGGTATGTTTTTCGTGGGTGAATACCTGGGCGTAACACTCATTTCAACCCTGATCACCACGCTGTTTTTCGGCGGCTGGCTTGGCCCGGCATTCCTTCCTCCGGCATTCTGGTTTTTCCTCAAAACAGGTTTCTTTATTTTCCTTTTCATACTCATCAGGGCGTCACTGCCCCGACCCAGGTATGACCAGCTGATGGAGCTGGGATGGAAAATACTGTTACCGCTTGTTTTGTTAAATATTCTCATTACAGGTGCAATCTTGTTAATCCGATAG